TGCTTTACTCCTGGCAGCTACCTTGCGCTTACTTTATCAAGTAAATACAACATTTGCCTCGCTGCTAATGTTGGTAGTGGGGGCTTATTTTTGCTTTAAAATTAGGTTTTATTTTGCGGTGGCTTATTTTCCTTTGCTGGCCAGCTTTGCCTTGCTCCAGCACTTCGGGCGAAAAATGCATTTTTCAGAAAGTAAAAAGCTGGTTTTTTACGGGGTTGCTTTGTTGGTGTTAGGTATTATGGCTTCGTTCTTACACGAAGCAGTTACGCCCGAGTACTTTTTTAAAGAAATGATAAAAAGCTACGAGATGACCCGGGCTATGACAACCCGGGAAGCTTATATTCATTTACCCGACCTGCAACCCACTTACCAAAGTTTAATTTACTACGCCCCAAAAGCAATCAGCAGCGTTTTATTCCGGCCTTTTATAGGCGAAATCAACACCCCAGCCTATTTTTTAGCTGGCCTGGAAAATCTACTCGTACTAATAATAACCCTATCGGCTTTGTTTACTTTTCGGAGAAGCCTACCGACGCTACCATCTACCCTGGTGCTTTCGCTGCTTATTTATTCATTGGTGGTGGCGGCTTTAATTGGTTATTCCACGGCTAATCTGGGTTCGGTAAGCCGGTACAAAGTAGCTTTTATGCCGTTTTTGCTATACGTATTGTTACAAACCGGCCTGAATCAAAAAATAATGAACTGGCTGGGAAAAAGGTTTATCCACTGTTTTATCTCAGATTCAGTTTAAAACCAGCATTGCAAGCCGCCCCGGAAAGCTGTACCTTTGCAGATGAAAGTTAAACTGGTTGGAGGTGGTGCAAACCAATCTTTGCTTCCGTATAACTTACAACATTAAACTTTTTAGTAACCTATGCAGAATCCTGTAATTATTCTCGGCGCTCAGAAACTGGGTACCGCGGCTCTCGATATTTTTCAAAGTAACAACGTAATTGTGTATTGCTTCCTGGACGACGAAGTAAAGTTGCACCAAACCGAAGTAAACAACATTACAGTAATGGGTACCACCGACGACCCGGAATTTTTAAAAATTTTAGGTAAAAAGTGCGAAGTGTTTGTAGCTGCCGAAGAAACTGCCACCCGCAAAAGCTTAATTAATTTACTTAAAGACGAATACCAGGCTACCCCGGTAAACGCCATCCATAAATTTACGGCCGTATCCGAAAACGCCTGGTTGGGTCACGGGAATTTAATTAACGCCGGAGCCGTAATTAACGCCAATGCCCGCATCAATAACTATTGCATTATTCAATCACGTGCCCTGATTGAATCCGGCGCGGAGCTGGCCGATTTCGTGCAGGTAGGAGCCGGTGCTATTGTAAGTGCCGACGTAACCGTAGAAGAAGGTGCCTTTATTGGGGCTGGAGCGGTAATAGTAGCTGGTATTAAAATCGGTAAAAAAGCCCGTGTAGGTGCTGGTGCCGTAGTAGTAGCCGATGTGCCCGCCAACCAAACTGTTTTCGGTAATCCGGCACAAAAAGTATAAAACCGTTGTTTACGCAAGCAGTTAAGCTGTTTGAAAAACTGTTGTTTGCACCTTAACTTTGCATAATTTAAAAGGATGTAGATGGAAGCAAATTTTTAAAATTTTGTCTAACATCCAACGTCTAATATCTATCATCTAAAAAAATACACTCGGTCTGAAACCAAGCTTTGTATGAAAGATTATTCTGTATTACTGTATTACTGTTACACTCCTATTGCTGATCCGGAAGCTTTCCGGGAAGAACATCACCGGCTGTGCTTATCTTTAAATTTGCGGGGCCGCATTATTGTAGCCGCCGAAGGCTTGAACGGCACGGTATCGGGTTTGCGGGAAGACTGCGAAAAGTACATGGAAACGGTTAAAGCCGATCCGCGGTTTGCCAGAATTGACTTTAAAGTAGATGCCTCGGATAAGCACACTTTTGCCAAACTGCACGTGCGCCACAAACCAGAAATCGTGCACAGCAAACTGCACCACATCGACCCGAATAAACGCACCGGCATTCACCTGGAACCGCTGGAATTTAAAAAAATGAAAGACCAGGACGATGTAGTGGTACTGGATGTACGCTCGGATTATGAGCATTCGGTAGGTCGATTTAAAAATTCCGTTACCTTACCCATCGAGAACTTCCGCGACTTTCCGGAGAAGATTGATGAGTTAAAAGAAAAATACAAAGACAAAAAAATACTGACCTACTGCACCGGCGGTATTAAATGCGAAAAAGCCAGCGCTTTTTTATTGGACCAAGGTTTCGAGAACGTGTACCAGTTACACGGGGGCATTATTAAATACGGTTTTGAAGCCGATGGCGAAGATTTTGAAGGCAAATGCTACGTATTCGATAACCGCTTAACCGTAGACGTAAACAAAGTAAATCCTACGGTAATTTCTACGTGCTACGTGTGCGGCACAACCAGCGACCGCATGGTAAACTGCGCGAACCCGGAGTGTAACATTCACGTGGCCATGTGCGAAGCCTGCGGCGAAACCATGCACGGCGCTTGCTCTGATACCTGTAAAGAGCACCCCAAAGTACGACCTTACAATGGCACGGGATATTACCAAAAAGAATTAAACGGCTATAACCCGCTCAAAGGTTTAAAGCGCGCCAAAGCCAATTAAAATTTTAAAAATTTAAAATTCTAATAACCCGGTAACCCGAAAAAGTTATCGGGTTTTATTTTTTATAAACACAAATTGCATCTGCGCGTACTTTTACCCAACAAACACCTTTAAACAGAAAGCTATGCCTATTGCCGAATCAGAATTAATCTTGAACCCGGATGGAAGCGTGTACCATTTAAATTTGCTGCCCGAGCATATATCCGACACTATTTTAACTGTAGGCGACCCGGAGCGGGTGCCGCGCATCAGTAAATATTTTGATTCTATTGAAGTGCAAATTGCCAAACGCGAATTTGTAACCCATACCGGCTACTACAAAGGCAAACGGCTTACGGTATTATCTACGGGCATGGGTACCGATAACGTGGAAATTGTGATGAACGAGTTAGATGCGCTGGTAAATATAGATCTGGTAACCCGCGAAATAAACGAGGAACATATTCCTTTAAATATTATTCGGTTGGGTACCTCGGGCGCTTTGCAGGAATCTATCCCAATAGGTAGTTTGCTGGTAAGCGAGTACGCCGTAGGCCTGGATACGCTCATGCAGTTTTACCCCTTGGTGCAAACCGGTTACGAAAACACGATTAGCAGCGCTTTGCAGGAAAATTTGCAACTCAGCTTTCAGCCGTACTGCGTGCGGGGTTCGGATATTTTGCGGGAGCAATTAGCGCACGATTACGTGGCGGGCAACACCTTAACCTGTCCGGGTTTTTACGCCCCGCAAGGTCGGGTACTGCGCCTGGATTTAAAAGACAGCGAACTGATTAATAACTTTAACCGCTTTAACGTAGAAGATTTCTGGCTTACTAACTTTGAAATGGAAACGGCGGGTTATTACGCTTTAGGTCGCATGCTGGGTCATGAAGTAGTATCGCTCAATGCCATTATCGTAAACCGGATAACCAAGCAGTTTGACTACAACGCCGACCAAACCATTGAAACCATGATTGTGCAAACCCTGGATCGGATAGCCGCTATTGCCAAAGCATAATTAATAAAGATAGGGCTAATACAAAGCAAAAAGGGGCAACGGTAGTTGCCCCTTTTTGCTTTACTTGTTTTGGTGCTTGGTTGGTTTTTACCGGATAAATGTAAGCGATTATTAGTTGAAGTAAACCGCTGAAAATTAAAATTTTAAAAAATTAATAATTAAATATGTTCAATGCTGATAATACACCGCACCGGCATTACTGTGCCGGATTTTAACGTAACAAAATCCTGGTCGTAGGCCCAAATGGTAGTTTCAACCCTTTTTACGTCGCCGGTTTCCGTTTGAAACAATATATTTACTTTACCGTGGTACTCATTGCCCAAATGTGCCGCCCATTTTAAATCGTGCAGGCGTTTTACTTTTTCAATTTTATCCGTAAGAACATCTTCGTGCGCAAACTTTAGCTGAGGAATGTCTTCTTTATCAACTAAATGCGGGTGCAGGTGGCTTGTTTCCATAATCCAGTATTAATGTGTGTTAGGTTGTATCAAGATAACGTTTTCCGGAAAATGGAAATATATAATAATTAAATATTTTCCGGAATCAGTTACACATATATACCGATTAAGGCTGCAAATGTTAGTAATTTAAATAAACGATTGATTAAAATATTGAAAATGAAGTAAAAAGCCAGATAATTAATCCGGCTCTTATTTTTTAAATTTTTAAAATTTAAGAAGCTTCCGGCAAGTGGTCCAGACTCAGCAGAAAAGCCAAGGTATCTACGTTATCGGCGTACTGATTTACCGTAGGGCATTGCGCCTCGCCAAAAGGTACGCTGTTTTCGTACCAGCCCAAAGCCGAAACTACGCATTGAATTTTATCGCCCTGAGCCGCCAGCTTTTGTTTTAAATCTTTCTGGTCTTGGTAATACTCCAGGTGCACCACCGAAATCGGCGAAACCAGTTGCTTGTTTTCGGTGAGTAATAAAAAGCCGTTATCAAAGTGTGGCGTTTGGTTTACGAGCAAAATAGAGCGGTTATAATCGTAATTGTTGGCGTATTTGTGGTGGTGCATCACCCATTTAAATGGCTCCAGCGATTTTAATAAAGTATCTACGGTAAAACCTTCCGGTACCAGCATTTTAGATACGTTGCGGCAACCCAAGCCATAATACTGAAAAATATCATTGCCCAGCTTGGCTAATTCTTCGGGGCTCTCAAAACCGGTTAAAACTGCCACGCTGCTGCGATTCCGGCGAATAATGTGCGGTTTTTTAGCAAAATAATATTCAAAATACCGGGCGGTATTATCGCTGCCTGTGGCAATTACGGCATCTACGTCTTTTAAAAGATCTACAAACAAAACAAAATCTTTAAAATCGGGTTCTATGCTTATTAATTGTTGCACGAGCCATTTTGGTAAAAAAGTATCTTCGGAGCTGAGTTTCGCGTAGAGGTAATTACCGCTTAAAAGTACGGTGAGCAAATCGTGGAAACCCACTAACGGAATATTGCCGGCCATAACCACGCCAACTTTGCGGGGTTGTACCGTAGTAGTTACCGGATAGTTGGCTAACCAGGCGCGTAGCTGCGCCTCGTTTAACTGCGACGCAATACTTGTAAGCGCTTGTTGCACATTGGGTTCATCGAACCAGGCATTGTACCGGCGGGCTTGTTGGGCCAGCTCTTGTACCTGGTCTGGCGAAAGGGATTGCAGTTGCTGGCCTAATTTAATAAAAGCCTGCAAACGATTTTCTAAAGTCATTATTATTTATTATTGACGAATTTCGAATTAAACCGGAAAAGTATTGAATGATATTACGGATTGTTCTAATTTTACCGGCGTTTAGATTTACAAAATTATATAAAAATTAACAGAAGACACGATTATGGCTATAATGATCACCGACGAATGTATTAATTGTGGTGCGTGCGAGCCAGAATGCCCCAACACCGCTATTTACGAAGGCGGTGTGCAATGGACCTGGGGAGGCGGTACTTCTTTAACCGAAGTCGAAATTGACGGCGGCGAAGTAGTGGCCGGCAATGCACCACAACCTGCTATTTCTGACGAATATTACTACATAGTTTCCGATAAATGTACCGAGTGTATGGGCTTTCACGAAGAACCGCAGTGTGCGGCCGTTTGCCCCGTAGATTGCTGCGTTGATGACCCGGACTACCGGGAAAGCGAGGAAGACTTGTTAGCGAAAAAAGACTGGCTGCACGCTGCCGGTTAATAAAAATATTTATTTAAAACAGAAAAGCCCGTTTATTAAGCGGGCTTTTCTGTTTTATAACTTTTAGGTTTATTCTGCATTTAAGCGAGGCAATCTGGTAAATGGCTTAAACTTTTTACCCGGAAAACGAGTAAAATTTAAAAAATACAAAATTTTAAACGCGAATACCATGGCAGAAGAAAATAAAAAAGGCAAAACAATAACCGACGATCAAGGCGATGAATTTACCTTTGACCAAACCGCCGAATCGACGGAAGATGATTTGGAAGTACTGGATGTAACCAACGAAGAAGAGAAAAAATCAGGCACCGTTACCGACCAGGAACGGCAAGCTTCCTTCGAAATGGATTAACTATTGTATTTTAAGTTTAAGGTAGTTATAGCTGCTTAGAAAGAATAAATTTTAAAAATTTTTAAACTGGTTTAATAATCACCGGTTAATATTTATTTTCTGGTGATTTTAAACCAATAATGCGGTGTCCCTTCGTAAATAAAAGTCTCGGAACATGTAAAACCTACTTTTTCTAAAATGTTCTTGGAGGCCAGGTTCCGGGTATCGGCCATGGCGTATATTTTGGTTAGTTGCAGGGTAGTAAACCCGTAATGCAAGCTGGCGCGGGCTGCTTCGGTGGCAAAACCTTGGTGCCAGTATGCTGGCAGCAGCCGGTAACCTAAGTCATAATAATTCACGTGCTGGTTAATGGGCGTAGTAATCAGCTTTAAGCCCGCCCAACCCATAAAATTTCCGGTAGCTTTTTCGAGCATGGCCCAGCGGCCAATTCCATTATCCTGGTATTGCTGCCGGATTAGTGCAATAGTTTGTTGGGCCTCCGCCCAACTTGTAATAGGTTTATTGCCTAAATAAGTTTGTACTTCCGGGTCGGCATCTAAAGCAAACATTCCAGCTTCATCGGTGGGTAAAAGTTCCCTCAAAACTAACCTTTCAGTTTCTATAAAAAATGGCATGTACGTAAATAAAGTATTTTTTAAATTTTAATTATTTCTTCAATCCAGAGTCAGAATTTAAAACTATACAAACTGATAAAAACTTCACAAACACAACAAGCCGTTCCGGTTTTAACCAGTGGGTGGTTCCAGGAATTTCTAAAACTGCCTTGATGCGTTAATATCCATTAATATAGCCAGACTTGAGCCTGTTAAACTTCCATCAGGCGAAAAAAATAACCAGAAAGTTTACCGATTTTTTCCTGCTTTTTACCGGTAATTCCGGCAATGTCGTCTGCTTGCTACTTGTGCCCGGTTTTTCGAACTTATATATTCGGAACAAATACGCGAAACGTTGGTTAAAAATGTATCTATTAGCTTTTTAGCAGTTTAAAATTAAGTTGGTTTAAGCATGATTAAATTGAAATAATTTAAAAAAATAACCCGCGGATAGTTATTCTGAAGTTTAAAACAATGCTCGTCCGGGTAACAGCGTTCCCCGTATAGAGAATGTTTAGTGTATCACATTAAAGGGAAATTTATATATGGGA
The sequence above is a segment of the Adhaeribacter swui genome. Coding sequences within it:
- a CDS encoding NeuD/PglB/VioB family sugar acetyltransferase, whose amino-acid sequence is MQNPVIILGAQKLGTAALDIFQSNNVIVYCFLDDEVKLHQTEVNNITVMGTTDDPEFLKILGKKCEVFVAAEETATRKSLINLLKDEYQATPVNAIHKFTAVSENAWLGHGNLINAGAVINANARINNYCIIQSRALIESGAELADFVQVGAGAIVSADVTVEEGAFIGAGAVIVAGIKIGKKARVGAGAVVVADVPANQTVFGNPAQKV
- the trhO gene encoding oxygen-dependent tRNA uridine(34) hydroxylase TrhO, whose protein sequence is MKDYSVLLYYCYTPIADPEAFREEHHRLCLSLNLRGRIIVAAEGLNGTVSGLREDCEKYMETVKADPRFARIDFKVDASDKHTFAKLHVRHKPEIVHSKLHHIDPNKRTGIHLEPLEFKKMKDQDDVVVLDVRSDYEHSVGRFKNSVTLPIENFRDFPEKIDELKEKYKDKKILTYCTGGIKCEKASAFLLDQGFENVYQLHGGIIKYGFEADGEDFEGKCYVFDNRLTVDVNKVNPTVISTCYVCGTTSDRMVNCANPECNIHVAMCEACGETMHGACSDTCKEHPKVRPYNGTGYYQKELNGYNPLKGLKRAKAN
- a CDS encoding nucleoside phosphorylase, which gives rise to MPIAESELILNPDGSVYHLNLLPEHISDTILTVGDPERVPRISKYFDSIEVQIAKREFVTHTGYYKGKRLTVLSTGMGTDNVEIVMNELDALVNIDLVTREINEEHIPLNIIRLGTSGALQESIPIGSLLVSEYAVGLDTLMQFYPLVQTGYENTISSALQENLQLSFQPYCVRGSDILREQLAHDYVAGNTLTCPGFYAPQGRVLRLDLKDSELINNFNRFNVEDFWLTNFEMETAGYYALGRMLGHEVVSLNAIIVNRITKQFDYNADQTIETMIVQTLDRIAAIAKA
- a CDS encoding acyl-CoA reductase is translated as MTLENRLQAFIKLGQQLQSLSPDQVQELAQQARRYNAWFDEPNVQQALTSIASQLNEAQLRAWLANYPVTTTVQPRKVGVVMAGNIPLVGFHDLLTVLLSGNYLYAKLSSEDTFLPKWLVQQLISIEPDFKDFVLFVDLLKDVDAVIATGSDNTARYFEYYFAKKPHIIRRNRSSVAVLTGFESPEELAKLGNDIFQYYGLGCRNVSKMLVPEGFTVDTLLKSLEPFKWVMHHHKYANNYDYNRSILLVNQTPHFDNGFLLLTENKQLVSPISVVHLEYYQDQKDLKQKLAAQGDKIQCVVSALGWYENSVPFGEAQCPTVNQYADNVDTLAFLLSLDHLPEAS
- a CDS encoding 4Fe-4S dicluster domain-containing protein, translated to MAIMITDECINCGACEPECPNTAIYEGGVQWTWGGGTSLTEVEIDGGEVVAGNAPQPAISDEYYYIVSDKCTECMGFHEEPQCAAVCPVDCCVDDPDYRESEEDLLAKKDWLHAAG
- a CDS encoding GNAT family N-acetyltransferase, yielding MRELLPTDEAGMFALDADPEVQTYLGNKPITSWAEAQQTIALIRQQYQDNGIGRWAMLEKATGNFMGWAGLKLITTPINQHVNYYDLGYRLLPAYWHQGFATEAARASLHYGFTTLQLTKIYAMADTRNLASKNILEKVGFTCSETFIYEGTPHYWFKITRK